One Candida dubliniensis CD36 chromosome 1, complete sequence genomic region harbors:
- a CDS encoding uncharacterized protein (polyprotein, fragment pseudogene, putative;~transposable element): MQESYQTDNCYWSLVLERKKFSPIYTPAMNGRAETYNKFILKQLKLVVLNFPDRLFDLLSLFNEIIAYCVYMYIDIFMCIICVYYIELKDSLSLLF; the protein is encoded by the coding sequence ATGCAAGAGAGCTACCAGACAGACAACTGTTACTGGAGCTTGGTATTAGAAAGGAAGAAATTCCTGCCTATATATACCCCAGCTATGAATGGGAGAGCTGAAACTTATAACAAGTTTATACTCAAACAACTCAAGTTGGTCGTATTGAATTTTCCGGATAGGTTATTTGACCTCCTTTCGCtatttaatgaaatcatAGCTTATTGTGTTTATATGTACATTGATATCTTTATGTGCATTATATGCGTGTATTACATTGAACTAAAAGATTCgttactgttgttgttttga
- a CDS encoding uncharacterized protein (pol protein, fragment pseudogene, putative;~transposable element) has translation MVVDESMSFVTAGGKVLKSSAKGKLDLYIGHNYILTIENVYYIDDLTTNLISLSDITKFGHRAIFEGVSLSLEKDNSKHLIVAEFDPETRLYIGISGIVPSLVETKERNKCVKNKTRTNLECDILAVKQLVDLKFPQYIANSNDKKDLFYYHLQTNHMSLRALDQLIDQGKISAKRNGPEARNKVSNCIHCKAVNSKKDITQ, from the coding sequence ATGGTTGTTGACGAAAGTATGTCTTTCGTTACTGCTGGTGGAAAGGTACTTAAATCGTCAGCTAAAGGAAAATTGGATTTGTATATTGGAcataattatatattaacaattgaaaacgtttattatattgatgatCTCACCACAAATCTTATCTCTTTAAGTGACATCACAAAGTTTGGACATAGAGCCATCTTCGAAGGCGTAAGCCTTAGTCTTGAAAAGGACAACTCTAAGCATCTAATTGTTGCTGAATTTGATCCGGAAACAAGATTATATATTGGTATTTCAGGTATAGTTCCTTCATTGGTCGAAACCAAAGAAAGGAACAAGTGtgtgaaaaataaaacaagaacaaattTGGAATGTGATATTCTTGCTGTAAAGCAActtgttgatttaaaatttcCACAATACATAGCGAATAGCAATGACAAGAAAGATCTTTTCTACTATCACTTACAAACAAACCACATGAGTTTGCGGGCATTAGATCAACTAATTGATCAAGGAAAAATTTCTGCGAAACGGAACGGTCCAGAAGCAAGAAATAAAGTACTGAATTGCATACATTGTAAGGCAGTGAATAGCAAAAAAGATATCACACAATAG
- a CDS encoding aldo-keto reductase, putative (Similar to Candida dubliniensis CSH1;~possibly fungus-specific), translating to MSIDKSKLVTRLGKSGLKVNTIAIGTMRLGSNWMGFNGDIDECLQILKFCYDNGFRTFDTADAYSNGKSEELLGLFIKKYDIPRERIVILTKCYFPVKDSTEEGMGEVDEVDFMNGKGLSRKHILAAAEASVKRLGTYIDVLQIHRLDRDVTYEEIMHSLNDVVEQGLTRYIGASSMKTWEFIELQNVAKANGWHQFISMQSHYSLLYREDDRELNDYCKKHGIGLIPWSPNAGGMLCRPFDSDKNKQFLENKQWAGIFGLSNVNENDKAIVNRVEELSIKYNASMMQVSLAWCIAKGVVPIAGVSKFAQAEELVGIYKVNLTEEDIKYLDEPYHAKDLAPLIE from the coding sequence atgtcaattgataaatccaAATTAGTTACTAGATTAGGTAAATCTGGTTTAAAAGTTAATACCATTGCTATTGGTACTATGAGATTAGGTTCAAACTGGATGGGATTTAATggtgatattgatgaatgtttacaaattttgaaattttgcTATGATAATGGATTCCGTACTTTTGATACTGCTGATGCTTATTCTAATGGTAAATCTGAAGAATTGTTaggtttatttattaagaAATATGACATTCCACGTGAAAGAATTGTTATTTTAACTAAATGTTATTTCCCAGTCAAAGATTCTACTGAAGAAGGTATGGGTGAGGTTGATGAAGTTGATTTTATGAATGGCAAAGGATTAAGTAGAAAACATATTTTGGCTGCAGCTGAAGCATCTGTCAAACGATTGGGTACTTATATTGATGTGTTGCAAATTCATCGTTTGGATCGTGACGTTACATATGAAGAAATCATGCACTCCTTaaatgatgttgttgaacaaGGGTTAACAAGATATATCGGTGCATCCTCGATGAAGACATGGGAGTTTATTGAATTGCAGAACGTTGCTAAAGCCAATGGATGGCACCAATTCATTTCTATGCAAAGTCATTATTCATTGTTATACCGTGAAGACGACAGAGAATTAAACGATTATTGTAAAAAACACGGTATTGGTTTAATCCCATGGTCTCCAAATGCCGGGGGTATGTTATGTCGTCCATTTGATTctgataaaaataaacaatttttagAAAACAAACAATGGGCAGGAATTTTTGGTTTGAGTAATGtcaatgaaaatgataaagCTATTGTCAACAGAGTTGAAGAGTTGAGTATCAAATATAATGCTTCAATGATGCAAGTCTCTTTAGCTTGGTGTATTGCTAAAGGAGTTGTCCCAATTGCTGGTGTTTCCAAGTTTGCTCAAGCTGAAGAATTAGTTGGTATTTACAAAGTTAATTTGACTGAAGAGGATATTAAATATCTTGATGAACCTTACCATGCTAAAGATTTAGCACCACTTATTGAATAA
- the CSH1 gene encoding aldo-keto reductase, putative (position of ATG and STOP codons determined based on C. albicans;~possibly fungus-specific): protein MSIDKSKMVTRLGKSGLKVNTVAIGTMRLGSNWRGFNGDIDECLKILKFCYDNGFRTFDTADTYSNGKSEELLGLFIKKYNIPRERIVILTKCYFSVKDDAEDSTLEIDPIDFMNGKGLSRKHILAAAEASVKRLGTYIDVLQIHRLDRNVTYEEIMRSLNDVVEQGLTRYIGASSMKTWEFVELQNVAKANGWHQFISMQSHYSLLYREDERELNDYCKKNGIGLIPWSPNGGGVLCRPFDAEKTKQFLDNKQWSSLFGLDNAREADRIIVNRVEELSLKYNASMMQVSLAWCMAKGVIPIAGVSKFAQAEELVGIYNVNLTEEDIKYLEEPYHAKDLARVSE from the coding sequence atgtctatcgataaatcaaaaatggTCACCAGATTAGGTAAATCTGGTTTGAAAGTCAATACTGTTGCTATTGGTACCATGAGATTGGGATCTAATTGGAGAGGGTTTAATggtgatattgatgaatgtttgaaaattttgaaattttgttACGATAATGGATTCCGTACTTTTGATACCGCTGATACTTACTCGAATGGTAAGTCGGAAGAATTATTAGGGTTATTCatcaaaaaatataatattccTCGTGAAAGAATTGTTATTTTGACAAAATGTTACTTCTCAGTCAAAGATGATGCTGAAGACAGTACCCTCGAAATTgatccaattgattttatgaATGGTAAAGGATTAAGTAGGAAACATATATTAGCAGCAGCTGAGGCATCTGTTAAACGTTTGGGTACATACATTGATGTCTTACAAATTCATCGTTTGGATCGTAATGTTACGTACGAAGAAATTATGCGTTCTTTGAATGACGTTGTTGAACAGGGGTTAACAAGGTATATCGGTGCTTCATCTATGAAAACTTGGGAATTTGTTGAGTTGCAAAATGTAGCTAAAGCAAATGGTTGGCATCAATTCATTTCTATGCAAAGCCACTATTCATTGTTATATCGTGAAGATGAAAGGGAATTGAATGACTATTGTAAGAAGAATGGTATTGGATTAATTCCTTGGTCTCCAAACGGTGGTGGCGTTTTGTGTCGTCCATTTGATGCGgaaaaaaccaaacaatttttgGACAACAAGCAATGGTCAAGTTTGTTTGGATTAGACAATGCTAGAGAAGCAGATAGGATTATTGTTAATAgagttgaagaattgagCCTTAAGTACAATGCGTCTATGATGCAAGTTTCTTTGGCTTGGTGTATGGCCAAAGGTGTGATCCCAATTGCCGGTGTCTCCAAATTTGCTCAAGCTGAAGAGTTAGTTGGTATTTACAATGTTAATTTAACTGAGGAAGATATTAAATATCTTGAAGAGCCTTACCATGCTAAAGACTTGGCAAGGGTCAGTGAGTAA